A genome region from Triticum aestivum cultivar Chinese Spring chromosome 2B, IWGSC CS RefSeq v2.1, whole genome shotgun sequence includes the following:
- the LOC123046584 gene encoding uncharacterized protein isoform X1 has product MGETDLGDVVLSWSIRDINDDGLYRAKVETIPCKFKSLDHYLQSYRVPLIEETRAYLCSRLELINEASSSKILSLQVAGKPGLYFMDVDFGDNDAGFSTEAYTAKNGDIFILSSLKPEAAEDFNRYGVTYCLAMVTEVSLDDEYQKGFRVKVAKDIGLEEQDLSKFRHAIFISNITTSIRIWKALSFDTHMNDNFIVIKSLLAPTNLGDDVCGICVEEDGGCLPNLTEQLLSINLNQSQVDAIESVISAVRCRHMNLLKLIWGPPGTGKTKTVSALLWALACMKCRTLTCAPTNVAIVGVCTRFLQNLKDFNQHIDENSLPLSLGDVVLFGNKQRMDITEDLQEVFLDFRVDELLECFSFLSGWRYRIASMVSFFDDCVSRYDMLLEDEEKSDPASFLDFIKKQFDVTAAALKRCIVKLWVHLPGRCFSRNSAINISTLLNMLGKFGTLLCDVDLTDEGLKRVLRCLSTENSVCAQPISFIEKELDGARCTCLKLLKDLQHSLNLPTGVDKNWLQSYCIRNATLLFCTTSSSYLLHYMEIAPLDVLIVDEAAQVRECELVIPLRLHRLKHVVLVGDDCQLSAIVKSQVCREAGFSTSLFVRLVTLKFDKHLLNIQYRMNPCVSQFPNAQFYERKILDGSNVLSPSYNKDYACLPFGSYTFINVTDGREDKESTGNSRRNMVEVAVVLHLIQTIFKCWKISGKGLSIGVVSPYSSQVDAIKGRLGKKYDTCDGFHVRVKSIDGFQGEEDDIIILSTVRSNGNGVVGFLADNGRTNVALTRAKHCLWIVGNAHTLYKSGTVWTDLVADAQRRKCVFNARNDAAICKLVLQVKQELDELDDLLNADSAVFNNAKWKVIISDEFSKSFTKLKLSQLRREVLQKLIKLGSGWRTTVRNLDIPGVSNHAKVYKIRDLYLIWNIDMEKRERKYIQIIKIWDLLSQQHVARTVQRLEVVFSMYTDDYLDHCRRVQTLGKLEVPMVWNVEHDIIRFKKDCRIDAQEEHDVVDASHAMENSKVSESFLLMKFYSLSTGVAKHLLTASDGSEIDIPFELTDEEKMIIQFPLTSFILGRSGTGKTTVLTMKLYRREQQSLIASQGLNLDGDDLYGMDDKNIMALNDIGESFVKQVFITVSPKLCSAINNHISGLKRFVCGDVSNQPSILHMHAIFDDQEEFTEIPESFSNLPHEHYPLIITYRKFLMMLDGTCQTSFFDVFYGELKSSVDRGYSKSHALETSIELKEVTYEKFAASYWPRFNADLTKNLDASTVFTEIISHIKGRYQASMPYTGNLGRQDYVMLSDKRFSSLNSEKRDRIYNIYVDYENMKSTAREFDLSDFVNRLHINLVSEGYKGDLVDFVYIDEVQDLTMTQIALLKYVCRNFKEGFLFAGDTAQTIARGIDFRFEDIRSLFYTAFLSETEMFNQGLRHGKQVQLSDMFQLSQNFRTHCGILHMAQSIMSLLYFFFPSSVDKLNPETGLVYGEAPVLLESDNDENAIMTIFGETKSKHGNMHGFGAEQVILVRDDATKKQIVDLVGKQALVLTIVECKGLEFQDVLLYNFFGSSPLKNKWRVLYGYMKDRDIIAQSEEISHPGFDRSKHHLLCSELKQLYVAITRTRQRLWICENTDDYCRPMFDYWKKLCLVEVRLLDPSLIQAMQTGSSTDDWRLRGIKLFNERQFEMATMCFEKAGDAYKEKWARAAGLVAIAERATSSKLENGKAPMQTASEIFESIGMHEKAAMCYMKLGDHKKASEIYESIGMHEKAATCYIKLGDYKKAGMVYMQKCGASWLEDAGICFARAECWSEAAEVFFKAKCYPECFSMCSKGKLFNLGLQFLQQLEEEHLLQNSKSLEVSAIRKTYLENCAQHYSECGDIKRMMPFVKAFSSMDHVRAFLKSKFLLEELFSLEVDMGNFLEASEIAKHKGDVLLEVDMLEKADLFEDATRLLLLHIIVDSFWSSNSRGWPPKRYPEKEQMLAKTKEMAKKVSECFYCLVCLQADALSDMNKSLASLNCTFLESRKCGNFFVEFITSRSILDVHLQSRASGYNLELGPGSEDESSCNDMVTHNQISPQTLAYAWNHWKSIVMKVLSHLRHTDGPELNEYEDLCVKYFGLRKDGARYFVLNMDSSWLSSTSRNSLQQDGNRCWLDVLQYHSCAQSFLMNELSSVGFSVLKKLESIAQISPKPSSSYALVRTILIVKEIANFLEEPEFSMPKSTMKLRSFSVLWERRFFELIFLVWRDGARRSLLHILDSPASHGLIADSLGANLQPTNKNLTHGHLGRTTILLLHAARLDDGLISRLLQYLDNDSEWADFYRCLKIFLDTGVLTSLISNFRLALDFTFNFVTWRDELDYISPICYVGLMECLGFLSSAHLLQKGCMYCTKSLLVNMLECRTSKVYLDTCLAATSRPDCDLDHTASESGHSGHFILETIMTILTEKKMLQEWVQKTSTPSCSYKAVLLRLVVTLYPLILTHDLEISHYKLTNTLLECGVFKDLPLEFSQKIVHALRTRSRKPSNFIRVVADALAAIGDRLVVMGSPEGAAICENINAYMISTEDLSDVHKVMALLCSEEASSVKQDATLPEKSDGNKFCNVAGNVPKIVQDNKMENMGEIDSSDESTAFWEKLDTFQVNKEGQKDARFIVEFLRSAVPWLADAQLLEEVRHICSEFEERTARTEKTACLTVEEDLFSMWQDGENKLHTIISYLRSARASMKEDERRNEAAAGAQPQTDGAGERTRRSDNVPDRGGSNTVEPVKEEAVSAAGPASQKAAQKQKGRKKSKKCKGRGRK; this is encoded by the exons ATGGGGGAGACGGATTTGGGCGACGTGGTGCTCTCCTGGTCCATCCGGGACATCAACGACGACGGCCTCTACAGGGCCAAG GTTGAGACTATTCCCTGCAAGTTCAAGTCACTTGATCACTATCTCCAATCGTATCGTGTTCCTCTGATCGAAGAAACCAGGGCATATCTGTGCTCACGCCTTGAACTCATCAATGAAGCATCCTCGTCAAAAATACTTTCCTTGCAGGTAGCAGGAAAACCAGGATTATACTTCATGGATGTGGACTTTGGCGACAATGATGCTGGTTTTTCTACCGAGGCATACACGGCAAAGAATGGTGACATATTCATTTTGTCTAGCTTGAAACCTGAAGCTGCAGAGGACTTCAATCGCTATGGTGTCACATATTGCTTGGCAATGGTTACTGAGGTTTCTTTGGATGATGAATACCAGAAGGGTTTCAGAGTTAAAGTCGCAAAGGATATTGGTTTGGAAGAACAAGACTTAAGTAAATTCAGACATGCAATATTTATCAGTAATATCACGACAAGCATACGGATATGGAAAGCACTTTCCTTTGACACACACATGAATGACAAtttcatagtaatcaagtcgttgTTAGCCCCAACAAATTTG GGTGATGATGTATGTGGTATCTGCGTTGAAGAGGATGGGGGCTGTTTGCCTAATTTGACAGAGCAATTACTTTCGATTAACCTTAATCAATCACAAGTGGATGCTATTGAATCTGTGATCTCAGCTGTACGATGTAGGCATATGAACCTCTTGAAGCTTATATGGGGTCCACCAGGTACTGGAAAGACCAAGACTGTTAGTGCTTTACTATGGGCTTTGGCGTGTATGAAATGCAGAACTCTTACTTGTGCCCCCACTAATGTTGCTATCGTTGGAGTTTGCACTCGTTTCCTTCAAAACTTGAAGGATTTCAACCAGCACATTGACGAAAACAGTCTACCGTTGTCTCTTGGAGATGTCGTGCTGTTTGGGAACAAGCAGAGAATGGACATCACCGAGGATCTTCAGGAAGTTTTCTTGGATTTTCGTGTGGACGAACTTCTTGAGTGCTTTTCATTTTTGTCTGGATGGAGGTACAGAATAGCTTCAATGGTATCCTTTTTTGATGACTGTGTGTCACGTTACGATATGCTTCTTGAGGATGAAGAAAAGAGTGATCCTGCGAGCTTTCTGGACTTCATAAAGAAGCAGTTTGATGTGACAGCAGCAGCTCTGAAAAGATGCATCGTGAAGTTGTGGGTTCACCttcctggaaggtgcttttctCGCAATAGTGCCATAAATATATCTACGTTGCTTAATATGCTGGGAAAATTTGGCACCCTTCTGTGCGACGTAGACTTGACAGACGAGGGCTTGAAAAGGGTCCTTCGTTGTTTGTCAACTGAAAACTCTGTTTGTGCACAGCCTATATCTTTTATTGAGAAAGAACTGGATGGAGCAAGGTGTACATGCCTTAAATTGCTTAAAGATCTACAACACTCTCTTAATTTACCCACTGGAGTAGACAAAAACTGGCTCCAGAGCTACTGCATACGTAATGCTACACTTCTGTTCTGTACTACTTCTAGCTCTTATCTGCTGCATTACATGGAGATTGCACCCCTCGACGTCTTAATTGTTGACGAGGCTGCTCAGGTGCGGGAGTGTGAGTTGGTGATCCCACTACGTTTGCATCGGTTGAAGCATGTTGTTTTGGTAGGAGATGACTGTCAGCTGAGTGCAATAGTTAAAAGTCAA GTATgcagagaagctggcttcagtacAAGTCTTTTTGTGAGATTGGTTACTCTGAAATTCGATAAACATTTGCTGAATATACAGTATCGTATGAATCCTTGTGTTAGCCAGTTTCCAAATGCTCAGTTTTATGAGAGGAAGATTTTAGATGGTTCAAATGTCTTGTCTCCTAGCTATAACAAGGATTATGCATGCCTCCCTTTCGGCAGCTACACTTTTATAAATGTCACGGATGGAAGGGAAGACAAAGAAAGCACCGGAAACAGTCGAAGAAACATGGTTGAAGTTGCTGTTGTGCTGCACCTGATCCAAACCATTTTTAAAT GTTGGAAAATTTCAGGCAAAGGGCTCAGCATTGGTGTGGTCTCTCCATATAGTTCTCAAGTTGATGCAATTAAAGGCAGACTTGGCAAAAAATACGACACATGTGATGGCTTTCATGTGCGGGTCAAGTCCATTGATGGTTTCCAAGGAGAAGAGGATGATATTATAATACTATCAACGGTTAGATCCAACgggaacggagttgttggatttctTGCTGATAACGGAAGAACAAACGTTGCTCTTACCAGAGCAAA GCACTGTCTTTGGATTGTTGGGAATGCTCATACACTGTATAAAAGTGGAACTGTCTGGACAGACCTTGTTGCTGATGCTCAAAGACGTAAATGTGTTTTCAATGCCCGTAATGATGCGGCCATATGTAAGTTGGTTTTGCAAGTAAAGCAAGagcttgatgaacttgatgatcTTCTTAATGCTGATTCGGCGGTTTTCAACAATGCCAAATGGAAG GTCATTATTAGCGACGAGTTTAGTAAGTCTTTCACCAAACTGAAGTTGTCACAGCTCAGGAGGGAAGTACTCCAAAAGCTTATCAAACTTGGCAGTGGTTGGAGGACAACAGTTAGAAACTTAGATATACCTGGTGTTTCCAATCATGCAAAAGTATACAAGATCAGGGACCTTTATCTTATTTGGAACATTGACAtggagaaaagggaaagaaagTATATCCAGATAATAAAAATTTGGGACCTACTCTCACAACAACATGTTGCAAGAACAGTTCAACGTCTCGAGGTTGTTTTTTCCATGTACACAGATGATTACCTGGATCATTGCAGAAGAGTGCAGACACTTGG GAAACTGGAGGTTCCTATGGTTTGGAATGTTGAGCATGATATTATTCGCTTTAAGAAGGATTGCAGAATTGATGCTCAGGAAGAGCATGATGTCGTGGATGCATCACATGCCATGGAAAATTCAAAAGTTAGCGAAAGCTTCTTGCTTATGAAATTCTACTCGTTATCCACTGGAGTGGCAAAACATTTGCTGACAGCTTCTGATGGTTCGGAAATCGATATCCCCTTTGAACTGACTGATGAAGAAAAGATGATAATCCAATTCCCGCTCACTAGTTTTATACTTGGGAGGTCAGGCACTGGAAAAACCACTGTATTGACAATGAAACTGTATCGAAGAGAGCAACAGTCATTGATTGCCTCCCAGGGTCTAAATTTGGATGGTGATGATTTATATGGGATGGATGACAAAAATATTATGGCACTGAACGACATAGGAGAAAGTTTTGTGAAACAAGTGTTTATAACTGTAAGCCCAAAGCTGTGTTCAGCCATAAATAATCACATTTCTGGACTTAAAAG GTTTGTTTGTGGTGATGTCTCTAATCAGCCTAGCATTCTTCATATGCACGCCATCTTTGATGACCAGGAAGAGTTCACAGAAATACCTGAGAGTTTTAGCAATCTACCTCATGAGCACTATCCTCTTATTATAACATAtcgaaagttcttgatgatgcttgATGGAACATGCCAGACGTCATTTTTTGATGTGTTCTATGGCGAACTGAAGTCTAGTGTTGATAGAGGGTATTCAAAATCTCATGCGCTGGAAACGTCTATTGAATTAAAGGAAGTTACCTATGAGAAATTTGCTGCTTCGTATTGGCCTCGTTTTAATGCAGACCTGACCAAGAACCTTGATGCATCCACTGTCTTCACTGAAATAATTTCTCATATAAAGGGTagatatcaagcaagcatgccttACACCGGCAATCTTGGAAGACAAGATTATGTGATGCTCTCAGATAAAAGATTTTCATCTCTGAACAGCGAGAAGAGAGATAGGATTTATAATATTTATGTTGATTATGAGAATATGAAATCCACTGCCAGAGAGTTTGATTTGTCAGATTTCGTCAATCGTCTTCACATCAATCTTGTATCCGAGGGCTACAAAGGAGATCTGGTGGATTTTGTTTACATAGATGAGGTGCAGGATCTAACCATGACACAGATAGCACTTCTTAAGTATGTCTGCAGGAACTTCAAGGAAGGCTTTCTTTTTGCTGGTGACACGGCCCAGACTATAGCAAGGGGTATCGATTTCAGGTTTGAAGATATCCGTTCACTTTTTTATACTGCATTTCTCTCAGAAACTGAAATGTTTAATCAAGGACTTCGACATGGAAAACAAGTCCAACTCTCTGATATGTTCCAACTGTCTCAGAATTTCCGCACGCACTGTGGCATCCTTCACATGGCACAAAGTATCATGAGCCTTCTGTACTTCTTTTTCCCGTCAAGTGTTGACAAGCTTAATCCAGAGACTGGACTTGTATATGGAGAAGCTCCCGTGCTGCTGGAATCTGATAATGATGAAAATGCAATTATGACTATATTTGGAGAAACCAAAAGTAAGCATGGTAACATGCATGGGTTTGGTGCTGAGCAAGTCATATTAGTTCGTGATGATGCTACCAAAAAACAAATTGTTGATCTTGTTGGTAAACAGGCTCTTGTTTTGACTATTGTTGAATGTAAGGGCCTTGAGTTCCAG GATGTGCTGTTGTACAACTTTTTTGGCTCGTCACCCTTGAAAAACAAATGGAGAGTTCTGTACGGCTACATGAAAGATAGAGATATTATAGCACAATCTGAGGAGATCTCTCATCCGGGTTTCGACAGAAGCAAGCATCATCTTCTATGCTCAGAGCTGAAGCAACTCTATGTTGCAATCACACGCACGAGGCAAAGACTCTGGATATGTGAGAATACAGATGATTACTGTCGACCGATGTTTGACTATTGGAAGAAGTTGTGTCTTGTAGAGGTTAGATTACTTGATCCTTCCCTCATTCAAGCAATGCAGACAGGAAGTAGTACAGATGATTGGAGGCTACGGGGAATCAAG TTATTCAACGAGAGGCAATTTGAAATGGCTACGATGTGTTTTGAAAAAGCTGGTGATGCATACAAAGAGAAGTGGGCAAGAGCTGCCGGACTTGTAGCAATTGCTGAACGTGCCACATCCTCAAAATTGGAGAATGGCAAGGCTCCAATGCAAACAGCATCAGAGATTTTTGAGTCCATAGGCATGCATGAGAAAGCTGCTATGTGCTATATGAAATTAGGTGACCACAAAAAAGCATCAGAGATTTATGAGTCCATAGGCATGCATGAGAAAGCTGCTACGTGCTATATCAAATTAGGTGACTACAAGAAAGCAG GTATGGTCTACATGCAAAAATGTGGTGCTTCCTGGCTTGAGGATGCTGGTATCTGTTTTGCTAGGGCTGAATGCTGGTCGGAGGCAGCTGAAGTGTTCTTCAAAGCTAAATGTTACCCCGAGTGTTTCTCAATGTGCTCGAAAGGAAAACTATTCAATCTTGGCTTGCAGTTCCTGCAGCAGTTGGAGGAGGAACATTTGCTTCAGAATTCAAAATCCTTAGAGGTTTCTGCTATTAGAAAGACGTATCTTGAAAATTGTGCTCAGCATTATTCTGAGTGTGGTGACATAAAGCGTATGATGCCTTTTGTTAAGGCTTTCAGTTCTATGGATCATGTACGGGCATTCTTGAAGTCTAAGTTTCTTCTTGAAGAACTGTTTAGCCTAGAGGTGGATATGGGTAATTTCCTTGAAGCTTCAGAAATAGCAAAGCATAAAGGAGATGTCTTACTTGAGGTAGACATGCTTGAGAAGGCAGATTTGTTTGAGGATGCAACACGGCTTCTCCTCCTCCATATCATTGTAGATTCTTTTTGGTCTTCAAATAGCAGAGGGTGGCCTCCTAAAAGATATCCAGAGAAGGAGCAAATGCTTGCAAAAACCAAAGAGATGGCAAAAAAGGtctctgagtgcttctactgccttGTTTGCCTGCAAGCTGATGCACTGTCAGACATGAACAAGTCTCTTGCCAGTTTAAATTGCACTTTTCTTGAAAGCAGAAAATGTGGTAACTTCTTTGTTGAATTCATCACTTCCCGTTCGATTCTTGATGTCCACCTTCAGTCTCGAGCCTCTGGATACAATTTGGAATTAGGGCCAGGATCTGAAGATGAAAGTAGCTGTAATGATATGGTGACTCATAACCAGATATCACCCCAAACCCTAGCGTATGCCTGGAATCACTGGAAGTCAATCGTAATGAAAGTACTATCTCATCTTCGCCACACTGATGGTCCAGAATTAAATGAATACGAAGATCTTTGCGTTAAGTACTTTGGGTTGAGGAAAGATGGTGCCCGATACTTTGTGCTTAACATGGACTCAAGTTGGCTCTCTAGCACAAGCAGAAATTCTTTGCAGCAAGATGGCAACAGATGTTGGCTGGATGTCCTTCAGTATCATTCATGTGCCCAGTCTTTCTTGATGAATGAGTTGTCTTCTGTTGGTTTCAGTGTACTTAAGAAGTTGGAGTCCATTGCTCAAATTTCTCCAAAGCCATCATCTTCATATGCCCTGGTGAGAACTATCCTTATTGTAAAAGAGATAGCTAACTTTTTGGAAGAACCAGAGTTCAGTATGCCGAAAAGTACAATGAAGTTAAGAAGCTTCTCTGTTCTCTGGGAGCGTCGCTTCTTCGAGTTAATTTTTCTTGTCTGGAGAGATGGGGCAAGGAGGAGCCTCTTGCATATACTTGACTCACCAGCTTCGCATGGGCTGATTGCTGATTCCCTTGGTGCAAATCTTCAACCAACAAATAAAAATTTAACTCATGGGCATCTTGGGAGGACAACCATACTTCTGCTCCATGCAGCACGATTGGATGATGGACTGATTTCAAGGCTGCTACAGTACCTAGACAATGATTCTGAGTGGGCAGATTTTTATCGATGTTTGAAGATATTTCTTGATACTGGTGTTCTTACCTCCTTGATCTCGAACTTTAGGCTCGCCCTTGATTTTACCTTCAATTTTGTGACGTGGAGGGATGAACTGGACTACATATCTCCAATATGCTATGTGGGTCTGATGGAGTGCCTTGGTTTTTTGTCTTCAGCACACCTTCTACAGAAAGGTTGTATGTACTGCACGAAATCTCTGTTGGTCAATATGCTGGAATGCCGTACCAGCAAAGTTTACCTTGAcacctgcctggcagctacttcaaGACCAGATTGCGATCTTGATCATACGGCGTCCGAATCAGGCCATTCAGGCCATTTCATATTAGAGACCATTATGACTATCTTGACAGAGAAGAAAATGCTTCAGGAGTGGGTCCAGAAGACTTCAACTCCTAGTTGTTCATACAAAGCAGTCCTCCTGAGATTAGTTGTCACACTTTATCCGCTGATCCTAACTCATGATCTGGAGATTTCCCATTATAAGCTCACAAATACTCTTCTGGAATGTGGAGTCTTTAAGGATTTACCTCTGGAGTTCTCTCAGAAGATTGTACATGCTTTACGAACGAGGTCTCGCAAACCAAGCAACTTCATAAGAGTGGTTGCTGATGCACTTGCTGCAATCGGAGATCGTCTGGTAGTTATGGGTTCACCTGAAGGCGCAGCAATCTGTGAAAACATAAACGCTTATATGATTAGCACAGAGGATTTGAGTGATGTTCACAAGGTAATGGCTCTTCTTTGTTCTGAAGAGGCAAGTTCTGTAAAGCAAGATGCCACACTGCCAGAAAAATCTGATGGTAACAAATTCTGCAATGTTGCTGGAAACGTTCCGAAGATTGTACAAGATAATAAGATGGAGAATATGGGAGAGATAGATTCAAGTGATGAGAGTACTGCCTTCTGGGAAAAGCTTGATACTTTTCAAGTCAACAAGGAAGGCCAG AAAGATGCAAGGTTTATTGTTGAATTCCTTAGGAGTGCCGTTCCATGGCTGGCTGATGCACAATTGCTGGAAGAGGTCAGGCACATCTGCAGCGAGTTCGAAGAACGTACTGCCAG GACGGAGAAGACAGCTTGTCTGACCGTGGAGGAGGATCTATTCTCAATGTGGCAAGACGGTGAGAACAAACTGCATACGATTATCAGCTATCTGCGTTCCGCAAGGGCGTCCATGAAAGAAGATGAAAGGAGGAATGAAGCTGCAGCCGGTGCCCAGCCGCAGACTGATGGAGCGGGCGAGCGAACCAGGCGTTCAGACAATGTTCCTGATAGGGGAGGAAGCAACACGGTGGAACCGGTGAAGGAAGAAGCTGTGTCGGCCGCCGGCCCGGCCTCGCAGAAGGCGGCACAGAAGCAGAAGGGCAGGAAGAAATCGAAGAAATGTAAAGGCCGTGGCAGGAAGTGA